The Methanocalculus natronophilus nucleotide sequence GGCGAATACATCACCTGAATGATTAATTATTACATCTAATATAATATAAATTCCCATTGAATGAGCTTTGTCTACAAGTTCTTTTAAATCTTCTTTGGTTCCAAATGCTTCATCAATTTCATAATAATCGATGGTGTCATATTTATGAGTACTCATTGCTTTAAAAATAGGGGTTAAATAAAGTCCGTTAAAGCCTAAATCATCAATATAATCTAATTTTTCAATAATTCCTCGTAAATCTCCTCCGAATAAATCTGCGTTGGTAAAATCTTTAACACTGTCCCAAGGTTTTGTCCCTTTTAAGTTAATAGAAGCATCCCC carries:
- a CDS encoding alpha-amylase family glycosyl hydrolase; translation: KYNLFNYFNFPYLNEEDLFTPPDWAKNRIWYSIFPERFNNGDASINLKGTKPWDSVKDFTNADLFGGDLRGIIEKLDYIDDLGFNGLYLTPIFKAMSTHKYDTIDYYEIDEAFGTKEDLKELVDKAHSMGIYIILDVIINHSGDVFA